ATTCAAAGAGGGTTGTTAAGTAGCAATACCATTAGAAAATTAGCTTTGTTTCAACAATTTTGCCAAGATTATCCTATTTTATTTTTGGATGATCTTAGAATTTTTCAAAAAGCCGCAGAAATTTATGCTGACTTAAAAGGCAGAGGCACAATTATTCAGGATGCAGATATTTTGATAGCTGCTACCGCTATAGTTAATAATTTAATTTTAGTTTCTCACGATTCTGATTTAAGCAGAGTTAAAGATTTACAATTAGAAAATTGGTTAACTTTTTAAGTTATCATATTATCTTAGTTGAATAGTTTTGATTTTCGCATATTAACAAATGTAGCTAGGCAAAGACATTAGAGTAAATCTAGCTGCGCTAGAGAAAAAGCAAACTGTTTTTAAGTATTATGAGGAATTGCCTAATTGGGTTTAAAAAAATGGAATTGTGCTGTATTATCACTGAGGCTTGATGTTTGAGTTAATGTTAGTTTGAAATTTGTTAACCAAACAACTTACAGAATCTTTGTGTCTGCTCAACAATCAGATATCAATATTATTGACTTTAACTTATTATCGCTAAACCAATTTAGCAAACCTCAAAATTCATTGAGTTTAAGCGATATTACAAATATAGGTAAAACTTGGGATAAACATAGAACTAATGCTGAACTGATTTCTAATTATTACGCTACAGCAGTTGATCATACGTTAAACAATTATGCTTGGCGAATCAAAACTTGTTCTGAGTTTTTAGAGTTTCAACTCTCTTCAGAAGAGGCGGATGGAACTGTCAAACTCAAGTTATTCCAAACAAGATTTTGCAGGGTTCGTCACTGTCCTGTTTGTCAGTGGCGGCGATCGCTCATGTGGAAAGCCAAAGCTTATAAAATATTGCCACAAGTTGTTACAGATTATTCCAAGTATCGTTGGTTGTTTATCACTTTGACAGTAAAGAATTGCCAAATTTTGGAACTCAGAAAAACCTTGGATGAGATGAACAAAGCTTTTAAGCGATTATCTGAATTGAAAGCTTGGCCTGCAAAGGGTTGGATTAAATCGCTAGAAGTAACTAAGGGTAGGGATGGAGTATCTGCACATCCACATTTACATATTTTGGCAATGGTGCAGCCTTCTTATTTTAGTCATGGCTACTTGTCTCAAGCCAAATGGGTGGCATTATGGCAGCAGTGCTTACGAATTGATTACCAGCCAGTCGTTCATATTAGCGCGATCGCAAAACACCATGACCCCAAAATATTAATTCCTGAAATTCTCAAGTATCAGGTGAAGGAATCA
This portion of the Aulosira sp. FACHB-615 genome encodes:
- a CDS encoding type II toxin-antitoxin system VapC family toxin, yielding MGYLLDTNIVSASLKQNIQIGLKITEIRRKGEFLGISGITYYEIQRGLLSSNTIRKLALFQQFCQDYPILFLDDLRIFQKAAEIYADLKGRGTIIQDADILIAATAIVNNLILVSHDSDLSRVKDLQLENWLTF
- a CDS encoding protein rep → MSAQQSDINIIDFNLLSLNQFSKPQNSLSLSDITNIGKTWDKHRTNAELISNYYATAVDHTLNNYAWRIKTCSEFLEFQLSSEEADGTVKLKLFQTRFCRVRHCPVCQWRRSLMWKAKAYKILPQVVTDYSKYRWLFITLTVKNCQILELRKTLDEMNKAFKRLSELKAWPAKGWIKSLEVTKGRDGVSAHPHLHILAMVQPSYFSHGYLSQAKWVALWQQCLRIDYQPVVHISAIAKHHDPKILIPEILKYQVKESDLVADREWFLELTRQLHKTRAVAVGGVLRHYMQELEENNQDLINGSEEMNEVNQETVSFRWNRKSQKFKIMSGNGESNNLIKSKQQKTYENL